Proteins co-encoded in one Xanthomonas campestris pv. badrii genomic window:
- a CDS encoding Smr/MutS family protein: MSHPEDEDDGALFRAAIGAVQPIREVAPPANAKPRPKPRARMAERDDAEAHTEFARLLRDSGPLESGDIASYRRDTLPARLFQRLKRGQFSVQDELDLHGATAAQAEALLRQFLLEAHAHEHGCVRIIHGKGLQSDNGAPVLKNLMDRLLRQRNDVLAFHSAPPTQGGTGALLVLLARA, translated from the coding sequence ATGTCGCATCCCGAAGACGAAGACGACGGCGCGCTGTTCCGCGCCGCCATTGGCGCGGTCCAGCCGATCCGCGAGGTCGCGCCGCCGGCCAACGCCAAGCCGCGCCCGAAGCCGCGCGCGCGCATGGCCGAGCGCGACGATGCAGAGGCGCACACCGAATTCGCCCGCCTGCTGCGCGACAGCGGCCCGCTGGAATCCGGCGATATCGCCAGCTATCGGCGCGACACGCTGCCTGCCCGGCTGTTCCAGCGCCTCAAGCGCGGGCAGTTCTCGGTGCAGGACGAACTGGATCTGCATGGCGCAACCGCCGCCCAGGCCGAGGCCTTGCTGCGCCAGTTCCTGCTCGAGGCGCATGCGCACGAACATGGCTGCGTGCGCATCATCCATGGCAAGGGCCTGCAATCGGACAATGGCGCGCCGGTGTTGAAGAACCTGATGGACCGCTTGCTACGCCAGCGCAACGACGTGCTGGCGTTTCATTCCGCGCCGCCAACGCAAGGCGGGACCGGGGCTTTACTGGTGTTGTTGGCGCGCGCGTAG
- the surE gene encoding 5'/3'-nucleotidase SurE, whose protein sequence is MRVLVSNDDGVDAPGIQILAEALRGAGHEVMVVAPDRDRSGASNSLTLDVPIRTRRIDAQTCAVAGTPTDCVHLALTGMLDDEPDIVVSGINNSANLGDDVIYSGTVSAAMEGRFLGLPAVAVSLVTQNHQAHNYETAARAAVEIVARLKADPLPADTILNVNVPDLPWSDVLGFEVTRLGNRHRSEPCVPQRDPRGRTVYWIGPAGPEQDAGAGTDFHAVRTGRISITPIHVDLTRYQALETVAGWVGGLTAALDGPA, encoded by the coding sequence ATGCGCGTACTGGTTAGCAACGACGACGGTGTCGACGCCCCCGGCATCCAGATCCTGGCCGAGGCACTGCGTGGTGCCGGCCATGAAGTGATGGTGGTCGCGCCCGATCGCGACCGCTCCGGCGCCAGCAATTCGCTGACGCTGGACGTGCCGATCCGCACCCGCCGCATCGACGCGCAGACCTGCGCGGTGGCCGGCACGCCAACCGACTGCGTGCATCTGGCGCTGACCGGCATGCTGGATGACGAACCGGATATCGTGGTCTCCGGCATCAACAACTCCGCCAATCTGGGCGACGACGTGATCTATTCCGGCACCGTCTCCGCCGCGATGGAGGGCCGCTTCCTGGGCTTGCCTGCCGTGGCGGTGTCGCTGGTCACGCAGAATCACCAAGCGCACAACTACGAAACCGCCGCACGCGCAGCCGTGGAAATCGTTGCGCGGCTGAAGGCCGACCCGCTGCCGGCCGACACCATCCTCAACGTCAACGTGCCGGATCTGCCCTGGTCGGATGTGCTCGGTTTCGAGGTCACCCGGCTCGGCAACCGCCACCGCTCCGAACCCTGCGTGCCGCAGCGCGACCCGCGCGGCCGCACCGTGTACTGGATCGGCCCGGCCGGTCCCGAGCAGGATGCCGGCGCCGGCACCGACTTCCATGCCGTGCGCACCGGGCGGATTTCGATCACCCCGATCCATGTCGATCTCACCCGCTACCAGGCGCTGGAGACCGTGGCCGGCTGGGTCGGCGGTCTGACCGCGGCGCTGGACGGCCCGGCATGA
- a CDS encoding protein-L-isoaspartate(D-aspartate) O-methyltransferase, producing the protein MTPRLRLQPESVGIGMTSQRVRDRLVERLREAGIQDEATLNAMRTVPRHLFIDEALASRAYEDTALPIGHGQTISQPWVVARMTEAVLQVAPTKVLEVGTGSGYQGAVLAALGLEVYTVERIGDLLRQARKRFRHLGMNVRSKHDDGRIGWPEHGPYDAIVVTAAAPALVDALVDQLAVGGRLVAPVGGASSQSLVQLTRAADGAIEQKVLAPVTFVPLLSGMLD; encoded by the coding sequence ATGACGCCCAGGCTGCGCCTGCAACCGGAGTCGGTGGGGATCGGCATGACCTCGCAACGCGTGCGCGACCGCCTGGTCGAGCGCCTGCGCGAGGCTGGCATCCAGGACGAAGCCACGCTCAATGCGATGCGCACCGTGCCGCGGCATCTGTTCATCGATGAAGCGCTGGCCTCGCGCGCCTACGAAGACACCGCGCTGCCGATCGGCCATGGCCAGACCATTTCCCAGCCCTGGGTGGTGGCGCGCATGACCGAAGCGGTGCTGCAGGTGGCGCCGACCAAGGTGCTCGAAGTGGGCACCGGTTCCGGCTACCAGGGCGCGGTCCTCGCCGCCTTGGGGCTGGAGGTCTATACGGTCGAGCGCATCGGCGATCTGCTGCGGCAGGCGCGCAAGCGCTTCCGTCACCTGGGCATGAATGTGCGCAGCAAGCATGACGACGGCCGCATCGGCTGGCCCGAGCATGGCCCGTACGATGCCATCGTGGTGACCGCCGCCGCGCCGGCGCTGGTCGACGCGCTGGTCGATCAGCTCGCTGTCGGGGGGCGGCTGGTCGCCCCGGTCGGTGGTGCGTCCTCGCAGTCGCTGGTGCAACTCACCCGCGCTGCCGACGGTGCGATCGAGCAGAAGGTTCTGGCCCCGGTCACGTTCGTCCCGCTGTTGTCGGGCATGCTGGATTGA
- a CDS encoding YqaA family protein, with the protein MKIFGPLYDVAIRWSRHRRAPALLTGLSFVEGFIFPVPPEVMLAPMSLAEPKRSLWFATLSLIGSLCGALVGYLLGHFAFAALQPLIEWLGWSTKIQAQIEILRVLVADSPWKAFWALVLVGFTPIPLKIFTWASGVVGVPILPFIASMLVGRGKRVYLVGGAIRLGGARAEAALHKWIEPLGWVAMAALVAGAGWLVWKTTNG; encoded by the coding sequence ATGAAGATTTTCGGGCCGTTGTACGACGTGGCCATCCGTTGGTCGCGCCATCGCCGCGCACCAGCGCTGCTGACCGGCCTCAGCTTCGTGGAGGGCTTCATCTTTCCGGTGCCGCCGGAAGTGATGCTGGCGCCGATGTCGCTGGCCGAGCCCAAGCGCTCGCTCTGGTTCGCCACCTTGAGCCTGATCGGCTCGCTGTGCGGCGCGCTGGTCGGCTACCTGCTGGGGCATTTCGCGTTTGCCGCGCTGCAGCCGCTGATCGAGTGGCTGGGCTGGAGCACGAAGATCCAGGCGCAGATCGAGATCCTGCGCGTGCTGGTGGCCGACTCACCCTGGAAGGCATTCTGGGCGTTGGTGCTGGTGGGCTTCACCCCGATTCCGCTGAAGATCTTCACCTGGGCCTCGGGCGTGGTCGGCGTGCCGATCCTGCCGTTCATCGCCAGCATGCTGGTGGGGCGCGGCAAGCGCGTGTACCTGGTGGGCGGCGCCATCCGCCTGGGCGGCGCACGTGCCGAGGCCGCCTTGCACAAGTGGATCGAGCCGCTGGGCTGGGTGGCGATGGCAGCGCTCGTGGCCGGCGCCGGCTGGCTGGTATGGAAGACAACGAACGGATGA
- a CDS encoding peptidoglycan DD-metalloendopeptidase family protein, whose protein sequence is MSKTQMNSVRKTAVVLMVAIGLTACSSATVVRSPGAGGGSASSRPAAAPRPSVPRPGATVTVQRGDTLYAISRRTNITAADLAAWNGLSSPNTIYPGQTLKLYPGGASKLGSSAPAAGGTVVPARPAAPVAAPVSSGFSWRWPADGVVVGTFVSGETTKQGVDIAGASGQAVRAAADGVVVYSGAGLVGYGELIIIKHNDQWLSAYGHNRKRLLNEGQNVKAGQQIAEMGRSGAARDMLHFEIRYNGKPVDPLLYLPKK, encoded by the coding sequence ATGAGCAAGACGCAGATGAATTCGGTACGCAAGACAGCAGTCGTGCTCATGGTCGCCATCGGGTTGACCGCCTGCAGCAGTGCCACGGTGGTGCGTTCGCCCGGTGCTGGCGGCGGTTCTGCGTCGTCGCGCCCTGCGGCAGCGCCGCGTCCGTCGGTGCCACGCCCCGGTGCCACCGTCACCGTGCAGCGCGGCGACACCCTGTATGCGATCTCGCGCCGCACCAATATCACGGCCGCCGACCTGGCGGCCTGGAATGGCCTGTCGTCTCCCAACACGATCTATCCGGGCCAGACCCTCAAGCTGTATCCCGGCGGGGCAAGCAAGCTTGGCAGCAGTGCTCCGGCGGCCGGCGGTACCGTGGTCCCGGCGCGTCCGGCGGCACCGGTCGCCGCGCCGGTCAGCAGCGGTTTTTCATGGCGCTGGCCCGCCGATGGCGTGGTGGTCGGTACGTTCGTGAGCGGAGAAACCACCAAGCAGGGCGTGGATATCGCCGGCGCCAGCGGCCAGGCGGTGCGCGCCGCCGCCGACGGTGTGGTGGTGTACTCCGGTGCCGGCCTGGTCGGCTACGGCGAGCTGATCATCATCAAGCACAACGACCAGTGGCTGTCGGCCTACGGCCACAACCGCAAGCGCCTGCTCAACGAAGGCCAGAACGTCAAGGCCGGCCAGCAGATCGCCGAAATGGGCCGCAGCGGCGCCGCGCGCGACATGCTGCACTTCGAGATCCGCTACAACGGCAAGCCGGTGGATCCGTTGCTGTATTTGCCGAAAAAGTGA
- a CDS encoding Mth938-like domain-containing protein, which produces MPLSQEHPDYTYALRAADGRHAKVNEQILHHSFVLMPDELVDHWPVQDLAHLQASHMDAILALAPAVILLGTGDRQQFPNAQVMAACLTRGIGLEAMTNAAAARTYNVLASEGRRVALAMILPG; this is translated from the coding sequence ATGCCTTTGAGTCAGGAACACCCCGATTACACCTATGCCTTGCGCGCGGCCGATGGCCGCCATGCCAAGGTGAACGAGCAGATCCTGCACCACAGCTTCGTCCTGATGCCGGACGAACTGGTCGACCACTGGCCAGTGCAGGACCTGGCGCATCTGCAGGCCAGCCATATGGATGCGATCCTGGCGCTGGCCCCGGCCGTGATCCTGCTGGGCACTGGCGACCGCCAGCAATTTCCCAATGCCCAGGTGATGGCGGCCTGCCTGACCCGCGGCATCGGCCTGGAAGCGATGACCAACGCCGCCGCTGCCCGCACCTACAACGTGCTGGCCAGCGAAGGCCGCCGGGTGGCGTTGGCGATGATCTTGCCTGGCTGA
- the yhbY gene encoding ribosome assembly RNA-binding protein YhbY: MSIVLTSAQNRFLRGQAHGLKALLQTGGKGVTPAFVAELEDVLERHELIKVKVASEDRETRDALIAELVEQTGSALVQRIGHIAILYRPSKEKRQIVLPRG; the protein is encoded by the coding sequence ATGTCCATCGTTCTCACCTCCGCCCAGAACCGTTTCCTGCGCGGCCAGGCCCACGGCCTCAAGGCCCTGCTGCAGACCGGCGGCAAAGGGGTCACGCCGGCATTTGTGGCCGAACTCGAGGACGTGCTCGAGCGCCACGAACTGATCAAGGTGAAGGTGGCTTCCGAGGACCGTGAGACCCGCGATGCATTGATCGCCGAACTGGTCGAACAGACCGGCAGCGCCCTGGTGCAGCGGATCGGCCACATCGCCATCCTGTACCGCCCCAGCAAGGAAAAGCGCCAGATCGTGCTGCCACGCGGCTGA
- the rlmE gene encoding 23S rRNA (uridine(2552)-2'-O)-methyltransferase RlmE, with protein MPSRSKSSQRWLKEHFADPYVKKAQAEGMRSRAAYKLEELLQRDRLLKPGMVVVDLGAAPGGWSQQVRKSMGDSGRVVALDILDMPALAGVEFLHGDFREQAVLSQFEAMLGDVPVDLVLSDMAPNKSGMDAVDQPRMMHLAELAMEFADTHLKPGGAFLIKLFQGVGSDDYIRELRRRYDKVTIRKPAASRKRSPEVYALGQGKRVQIK; from the coding sequence ATGCCTTCCCGCAGTAAAAGCAGCCAGCGCTGGCTCAAGGAACACTTCGCCGACCCTTACGTGAAGAAGGCCCAGGCCGAAGGCATGCGTTCGCGCGCGGCCTACAAGCTGGAAGAGCTGCTGCAGCGCGATCGCCTGCTCAAGCCCGGCATGGTGGTGGTGGACCTGGGTGCCGCACCGGGCGGCTGGTCACAGCAGGTGCGCAAGTCCATGGGCGACAGCGGCCGGGTGGTGGCGCTGGACATCCTGGACATGCCCGCCCTGGCCGGCGTGGAGTTCCTTCACGGCGACTTCAGGGAGCAGGCCGTCCTATCGCAGTTCGAAGCCATGCTGGGCGATGTGCCGGTGGACCTTGTGCTGTCGGATATGGCCCCCAATAAGAGTGGCATGGATGCGGTCGACCAACCGCGGATGATGCACCTGGCGGAACTGGCGATGGAATTTGCCGACACCCACCTCAAACCGGGCGGGGCGTTCCTGATCAAGTTGTTCCAGGGTGTGGGGTCCGACGACTACATTCGCGAGCTTCGCCGCCGCTATGACAAGGTGACGATCCGCAAGCCGGCGGCCTCGCGCAAGCGCTCCCCGGAAGTTTATGCGCTCGGTCAGGGCAAGCGTGTCCAGATCAAGTAA
- the ftsH gene encoding ATP-dependent zinc metalloprotease FtsH, with product MNDLTKNLLLWVVVAVVLMVVFQSFSPRMAGGVGADSITYTQFLKEVDSGRVKSVDYTDETNLAVNAIRFKRTDGSEATVYGPRDDKLVDVLYSKNIEMTRQKPSTGPGFWSLVLNFLPVILIIGFWLFIMRQMQGGGGGAKGAMSFGKSRAKLQGEDQIKITFADVAGCDEAKEEVGELVDFLRDPTKFTKLGGKIPRGVLMVGPPGTGKTLLAKAIAGEAKVPFFSISGSDFVEMFVGVGASRVRDMFEQAKKHAPCIIFIDEIDAVGRHRGAGLGGGHDEREQTLNQLLVEMDGFEGGEGVIVIAATNRPDVLDPALLRPGRFDRQVVVGLPDVKGREQILRVHMRKLPLADDVVPMVIARGTPGFSGADLANLCNEAALFAARGGEKEVRMDHFDRARDKILMGAERRSMAMSEDEKTLTAYHEAGHAIVGRLVPEHDPVYKVTIIPRGRALGVTMYLPEGDRYSMNRVAIESQLCSLYGGRVAEELIFGGDKVTTGASNDIERATKMARNMVTKWGLSDELGPVAYGEEEDEVFLGRSVTQHKNVSDETARKIDEVVRSILDKAYSKTKTILTENLDKLHAMSQLLLQYETIDVPQIDAIMEGREPPPPAGWGKSDKDGGNNNDKGSPRPLPPIAGPAEQL from the coding sequence ATGAACGACTTGACCAAGAATCTGCTGCTATGGGTGGTCGTCGCGGTTGTGCTGATGGTCGTCTTCCAGAGCTTCTCGCCGCGGATGGCGGGCGGTGTCGGCGCCGACTCGATCACCTATACCCAGTTCCTGAAGGAAGTGGACTCCGGGCGCGTCAAGTCGGTGGATTACACCGATGAGACCAACCTGGCCGTCAACGCGATCCGCTTCAAGCGCACCGACGGCAGCGAAGCCACCGTCTACGGTCCGCGCGACGACAAGCTGGTCGACGTGCTGTACAGCAAGAACATCGAAATGACCCGGCAAAAGCCGTCCACCGGCCCCGGGTTCTGGTCGTTGGTGCTGAATTTTCTGCCGGTCATCCTGATCATCGGCTTCTGGCTGTTCATCATGCGCCAGATGCAGGGCGGTGGTGGCGGTGCCAAGGGTGCGATGAGCTTCGGCAAGTCGCGCGCCAAGCTGCAGGGCGAAGACCAGATCAAGATCACCTTTGCCGACGTTGCCGGTTGCGACGAAGCGAAGGAAGAAGTCGGCGAATTGGTGGACTTCCTGCGCGACCCGACCAAGTTCACCAAGCTGGGTGGCAAGATTCCGCGCGGCGTATTGATGGTGGGTCCGCCGGGTACCGGCAAGACCCTGCTCGCCAAGGCGATCGCCGGCGAGGCCAAGGTGCCGTTCTTCAGCATCTCCGGTTCCGACTTCGTCGAAATGTTCGTCGGCGTTGGTGCCAGCCGTGTGCGCGACATGTTCGAGCAGGCCAAGAAGCACGCGCCGTGCATCATCTTCATCGACGAAATCGATGCGGTGGGCCGTCATCGCGGTGCCGGTCTTGGTGGCGGCCATGACGAGCGCGAGCAGACCCTGAACCAGTTGCTGGTCGAGATGGACGGTTTCGAAGGCGGCGAAGGCGTGATCGTGATCGCGGCGACCAATCGCCCCGACGTGCTGGATCCGGCGCTGCTGCGTCCGGGCCGTTTCGATCGCCAGGTCGTGGTCGGCCTGCCGGACGTCAAGGGCCGCGAACAGATCCTGCGCGTGCACATGCGCAAGCTACCGCTGGCCGACGACGTGGTGCCGATGGTCATCGCCCGCGGTACCCCGGGCTTCTCCGGCGCCGATCTGGCCAACCTGTGCAACGAGGCGGCGCTGTTTGCCGCGCGCGGCGGCGAGAAGGAAGTCCGCATGGATCACTTCGACCGTGCCCGCGACAAGATCCTGATGGGCGCCGAGCGTCGCTCGATGGCCATGAGCGAAGACGAAAAGACCCTCACCGCGTATCACGAGGCGGGCCACGCCATCGTCGGCCGCCTGGTGCCGGAGCACGATCCGGTCTACAAGGTCACCATCATTCCGCGCGGCCGCGCGCTGGGCGTGACGATGTATCTGCCGGAAGGCGATCGCTACTCGATGAACCGCGTGGCAATCGAGTCTCAGCTGTGCTCGCTGTACGGCGGCCGCGTTGCCGAAGAGCTGATCTTCGGCGGCGACAAGGTCACCACCGGTGCGTCCAACGACATCGAGCGTGCTACCAAGATGGCGCGTAACATGGTCACCAAGTGGGGCCTGTCCGACGAGCTTGGCCCGGTGGCCTATGGCGAGGAGGAGGATGAGGTGTTCCTGGGCCGTTCGGTGACCCAGCACAAGAACGTCTCCGACGAGACCGCGCGCAAGATCGACGAAGTCGTGCGTTCGATCCTGGACAAGGCCTACAGCAAGACCAAGACCATCCTCACCGAAAATCTGGACAAGCTGCACGCGATGTCGCAGTTGTTGCTGCAATACGAGACCATCGACGTGCCGCAGATCGACGCCA